The Salvia miltiorrhiza cultivar Shanhuang (shh) chromosome 1, IMPLAD_Smil_shh, whole genome shotgun sequence genome has a window encoding:
- the LOC131005176 gene encoding protein FLOURY 1-like has product MQILVHFLIVSSVLGFHKGFHKFIIGGVILMDCVSCLKHLALHYELGCGVFLFGGFKEVYRILGLFLLFGFGLKFLLSYHFRSGLLRFLCGLSGKSGNSSLGLSKFIDKIEMEKIENLNFCRDIDGQIDSDWNDEFDAKNNDVDGEKEYKDEDVESDITALRKMLKIEHQKLDAARAELVKERAASATAAEEAMAMILRLQNEKSLLEMEWSQYRRLAEEKQIHDQQVIKSLQWLVWQHELKRGLIEDDDEDDDDQPQPATPQTCFNGNILDALENVLYSSRDSDCFLSP; this is encoded by the coding sequence ATGCAGATTTTGGTTCATTTTCTGATTGTAAGCTCTGTCCTCGGATTTCACAAGGGTTTTCACAAGTTTATTATCGGCGGTGTTATATTGATGGATTGTGTCTCGTGTTTGAAGCATTTAGCCCTGCATTATGAACTGGGATGTGGTGTTTTCCTGTTTGGGGGATTTAAAGAGGTTTACAGAATTCTAGGGCTGTTTTTGCTGTTCGGATTCGGACTCAAGTTTTTGCTCTCCTATCATTTCCGCAGCGGTTTACTTCGATTTCTGTGCGGTTTGAGTGGGAAATCAGGGAATTCGAGTCTTGGGCTGTCGAAATTCATCGATAAAATAGAGATGGAGAAgatagaaaatttgaatttttgcaGAGATATTGATGGGCAGATTGATTCTGATTGGAATGACGAATTTGATGCTAAGAACAATGATGTTGATGGTGAAAAGGAGTATAAAGATGAAGATGTTGAATCTGATATCACAGCATTGAGGAAAATGCTTAAGATTGAGCATCAAAAACTGGATGCTGCTCGTGCAGAGCTGGTGAAAGAAAGGGCCGCCTCGGCCACTGCGGCCGAGGAGGCGATGGCGATGATTTTGCGGCTGCAGAATGAGAAAAGCTTGCTTGAAATGGAGTGGAGTCAGTACAGAAGATTGGCTGAGGAGAAGCAAATACACGATCAACAAGTGATCAAGTCGCTGCAGTGGCTCGTGTGGCAGCACGAGTTGAAGAGAGGCCTAATCGAAGATGACGACGAAGACGATGATGATCAGCCTCAGCCAGCAACACCTCAGACTTGTTTCAATGGTAACATTTTGGATGCTCTTGAAAATGTGCTATATAGCTCCCGTGATTCGGATTGCTTCTTGTCGCCTTAG
- the LOC131005180 gene encoding L-type lectin-domain containing receptor kinase IX.1-like, protein MASTLLINSCTFVLLLATSFVSPLSFNLSTIGPDHANRDITLQGDAYISREGLQVTTDERTRLSSAGTGRATYVDPLRLWDNATGNVTDFDTHFSFVIQSASSTACTADGLAFFLAPLNSTIPLNSSGAGLGLAFRNATANVSGSPFVAVEFDTFVNSENDPPSTGPHVGIDVDSLISAAYAPWRNNLTLGRLTDVWISYRSSSKKILVTFTDFVDNEAHTSSIEYTIDMRNYLPEMVSVGFSAATGECFQKNNVKSWSFSSTLELKTPNVTSPLDPSSSSSRPKTKGGKVIGLVAGLCVAALGLVALGYYWIWTRKRGGTNEDEEEEEDVSSMEMDFQKGSGPRRFSYGELAAATNNFAEELKLGEGGFGGVYRGFLKKVESDVAVKRVSKSSKQGAKEYASEVKIISRLRHRNLVQLIGWCHEKRELLLVYELQPNGSLDSHLFNNKSSLSLRWETRYKIARGLASALLYLHQEWEQCVVHRDIKSSNVMLDSGFNAKLGDFGLARLVDHDKDTHTTILAGTMGYMAPECVMTGRASKESDVYSFGIVALEIATGRRAIEGGMRTVEWVWELYGRGQQLEAADPDVVGYEEREMERLMVVGLWCAHPDDTLRPSIKEVVRLLGFEAEPPPLPSKMPVPTYSAPPPTTSVTSLISATSSSTYSYATSSSASSSSALLRST, encoded by the coding sequence ATGGCTTCGACGCTCTTGATCAATTCTTGTACATTTGTGCTGCTCCTTGCGACCTCCTTCGTTTCTCCACTGTCGTTCAACCTCTCCACCATCGGACCCGACCACGCCAATCGCGACATCACGCTCCAGGGCGACGCCTACATCTCCAGAGAAGGCCTGCAGGTCACCACCGACGAGAGGACCCGCCTCAGCAGCGCCGGAACCGGCCGCGCCACCTACGTCGACCCCTTGCGCCTGTGGGACAACGCCACCGGCAACGTCACCGATTTCGACACTCATTTCTCATTCGTCATCCAGTCGGCTTCTAGTACAGCCTGCACCGCCGACGGCCTCGCATTCTTCTTGGCTCCTCTCAATTCCACCATCCCGTTGAATTCCTCCGGCGCCGGCCTCGGCCTCGCCTTCCGCAACGCCACCGCCAACGTCTCCGGATCTCCCTTCGTGGCCGTGGAATTCGACACCTTCGTCAATTCTGAGAATGATCCGCCGAGTACCGGCCCGCATGTAGGCATCGACGTCGACTCGCtgatttccgctgcgtatgcgCCGTGGAGGAACAATCTCACTCTGGGGAGGCTAACCGATGTTTGGATTAGTTACAGGTCTTCTTCCAAAAAAATTCTCGTTACCTTTACTGATTTTGTGGATAATGAGGCTCACACATCCAGTATTGAGTATACTATTGATATGCGGAATTATCTACCGGAGATGGTTAGCGTCGGCTTCTCTGCTGCAACGGGAGAGTGCTTCCAGAAAAACAATGTCAAGTCATGGAGTTTCAGTTCCACTTTGGAGCTCAAAACCCCTAATGTCACCTCCCCCCTGGATCCTAGTAGCAGCAGCTCTAGGCCGAAGACGAAGGGGGGTAAAGTGATTGGATTGGTTGCAGGTCTCTGTGTTGCAGCTCTTGGACTGGTTGCACTAGGCTACTACTGGATATGGACTAGGAAAAGAGGAGGGACAaacgaggatgaggaggaggaggaggatgtGTCGTCCATGGAGATGGATTTCCAGAAGGGCAGTGGACCTAGAAGGTTCTCATACGGAGAACTCGCCGCGGCCACAAACAATTTCGCGGAGGAATTGAAGCTGGGAGAGGGTGGCTTCGGAGGGGTGTACAGAGGCTTCTTGAAGAAAGTAGAGTCAGACGTGGCGGTGAAGAGAGTGTCCAAGAGCTCGAAACAGGGCGCCAAGGAGTACGCGTCAGAAGTGAAGATCATCAGCCGGTTACGCCACAGAAACCTGGTGCAACTCATAGGGTGGTGCCACGAGAAGAGGGAGCTCCTACTGGTGTACGAGCTGCAACCAAACGGCAGCTTGGACTCCCATCTCTTCAACAACAAGTCCTCATTGTCATTGAGGTGGGAGACGCGGTACAAGATCGCGCGCGGCCTCGCCTCCGCTCTGCTGTATCTGCACCAGGAGTGGGAGCAGTGCGTGGTCCACAGGGACATCAAGTCCAGCAACGTCATGCTGGACTCCGGATTCAACGCGAAGCTCGGGGACTTCGGGTTGGCGAGGCTGGTCGACCACGACAAGGATACGCATACGACCATCTTGGCCGGGACGATGGGGTACATGGCCCCGGAATGCGTGATGACGGGCAGGGCCAGCAAGGAATCGGATGTGTACAGCTTCGGGATCGTGGCGCTGGAGATAGCGACGGGGAGGAGGGCGATAGAGGGTGGGATGAGGACGGTGGAGTGGGTGTGGGAGCTCTATGGGAGAGGGCAGCAGCTTGAGGCGGCGGATCCGGATGTCGTCGGATACGAGGAGCGGGAGATGGAGAGGTTGATGGTGGTGGGGCTGTGGTGTGCGCACCCGGATGATACTCTTCGCCCCTCCATTAAGGAGGTGGTGCGGCTTCTCGGGTTTGAAGCtgagccgccgccgctgccgtccaAGATGCCGGTACCTACTTACTCTGCTCCTCCACCTACAACTTCTGTTACGTCTTTGATTTCTGCCACTTCGTCTTCTACTTATAGTTATGCCACTTCATCTTCTGCTTCGTCTTCTTCTGCGCTCTTGCGCTCCACATGA
- the LOC131005179 gene encoding 1,8-cineole synthase, chloroplastic-like, with the protein MSSVIMQFAIPTQTNILHKLCNVSSKRHSLSSHRARCSLQAGGRRSGGYQPTLWDFDSIQSFNSGYKEERHLQRAAALIERVKTLLLQKPQPCLELIDDLRSLGISCHFHHEIAQILNSNNINHTHLYETALRFRLLRQHGFTVSQEVFDCFKNDKGTDFEPSLCDDTKGLLQLYEASFLSAHGEETLDLAREFATKFLQKRIVVDDEVERALEWPTHWRVQMPNATSFIDAYKRRADMNPIVLGLAKLDINIVQAQFQQELKETSRWWERLGLVKELPFVRDRIVECYYWTTGVLEHRQHGYERIMLTKINALVTTIDDVFDIYGTLQELQLFTTVIRRWDLESMKQLPRYMQICYLALYNFVNEMAYDTLKDKGFNSIPFLRKAWVDLIEAYLIEAKWYYKGHKPSLEEYLNNAWISIGGIPILSHLFFRLTDSIEEEAVESMHTYHDIVRASCTILRLADDLGTSLDEVERGDVPKSVQCHMNEENASEQEAREHLRSLIDQTWKTINKEMMMASDSPFSKYFVEVVANLARMAQFIYQHESDGFGMQHSLVNKMLRGLLFDPYE; encoded by the exons atgtcaagtgttataATGCAATTTGCGATTCCTACCCAAACTAATATTCTTCATAAGTTATGCAATGTGAGTTCAAAACGACATAGTTTGAGCAGTCATCGGGCACGTTGCTCATTGCAAGCGGGTGGACGACGAAGTGGAGGCTACCAACCTACCCTTTGGGATTTCGACTCTATTCAATCCTTCAACTCTGGCTATAAG GAAGAGAGGCACCTGCAAAGGGCCGCGGCTTTGATTGAGCGGGTGAAGACGCTGCTGCTGCAGAAACCTCAACCATGTTTGGAGCTGATTGACGACCTGCGAAGCTTGGGTATATCTTGTCATTTCCACCACGAAATCGCTCAAATCCTCAACTCCAACAACATTAATCACACACATTTGTACGAAACAGCTCTTAGATTCAGACTCCTAAGGCAGCACGGTTTTACCGTCTCTCAAG AAGTATTTGATTGTTTCAAGAATGACAAGGGTACTGATTTCGAGCCAAGCCTGTGTGACGATACCAAAGGATTGCTACAGCTGTATGAAGCTTCATTTCTATCAGCACATGGAGAAGAGACCCTTGATCTTGCAAGAGAATTTGCAACTAAATTCCTGCAGAAAAGAATAGTAGTTGATGATGAGGTTGAACGAGCGTTGGAGTGGCCTACTCATTGGAGGGTTCAAATGCCAAACGCAACATCCTTCATTGATGCTTATAAGAGGAGAGCCGATATGAATCCAATTGTGCTAGGCCTAGCCAAATTGGACATAAATATTGTTCAGGCACAGTTTCAACAAGAACTCAAAGAAACCTCTAG gtgGTGGGAGAGATTGGGGCTTGTGAAGGAGCTTCCTTTTGTGAGGGATAGAATAGTGGAGTGCTACTACTGGACGACTGGAGTCCTTGAGCATCGTCAACATGGTTATGAGCGGATAATGCTCACCAAAATAAATGCTCTTGTTACAACAATTGACGATGTCTTTGATATTTATGGTACGCTTCAAGAGCTGCAACTATTCACAACTGTTATTCGAAG ATGGGATCTTGAATCAATGAAGCAACTTCCCCGTTACATGCAAATATGTTATCTTGCACTCTACAACTTTGTTAATGAGATGGCTTACGATACTCTCAAGGACAAAGGTTTCAACTCCATCCCATTTCTACGAAAAGCG TGGGTTGATTTGATTGAGGCATATCTGATAGAGGCAAAGTGGTACTACAAGGGACATAAACCTAGCTTGGAAGAATATCTCAACAATGCTTGGATATCAATCGGAGGAATCCCCATTTTGTCACACCTCTTTTTCCGGCTAACTGATTCGATAGAGGAGGAGGCTGTTGAGAGCATGCATACATACCATGATATTGTTCGTGCATCATGTACGATTCTGAGGCTTGCTGATGATCTGGGAACATCACTG GATGAGGTGGAGAGAGGCGATGTGCCTAAATCAGTCCAGTGTCACATGAATGAGGAGAATGCTTCAGAACAAGAGGCACGAGAGCATTTGAGATCACTCATAGATCAGACATGGAAAACAATAAATAAGGAGATGATGATGGCATCCGATTCTCCATTTTCCAAATATTTTGTGGAAGTTGTTGCTAATCTTGCAAGAATGGCACAATTTATATACCAACATGAATCTGATGGATTCGGCATGCAACACTCATTGGTAAACAAAATGCTCAGAGGCTTGCTGTTCGACCCCTATGAATAA
- the LOC131005178 gene encoding cineole synthase 1, chloroplastic-like isoform X2: protein MCSVIMPINHLHNYSHTKSSRLRCVDASSRLPRPPPCSLQLTDRHMQTGRPSGGYRPAIWDFHYIQALNSEYKLVRAAGMIAQVKKMLLQEQVVCIRRLELIDELRRLGISFHFHHEIAQIFNSNNKHTHERDLYSTALRFRLLRQHGFTVSQEVFDCFKNDKGTDFEPSLCDDTKGLVQLYEASFLSVHGEETLDLAREFATKFLQKRIVVDDEVERALEWPTHWRVQMPNATSFIDAYKRRADMNPIVLGLAKLDINIVQAQFQQELKETSRWWERLGLVKELPFVRDRIVECYYWTTGVLEHRQHGYERIMLTKINALITTIDDVFDIYATFQELQLFTTVIRRWDLESMKQLPRYMQICYLALYNFVNEMAYDTLKDKGFNSIPFLRKEWVDLIEAYLIEAKWYYKGHKPSLEEYLNNAWISIGGIPILSHLFFRLTDSIEEEAVESMHTYHDIVRASCTILRLANDLGTSLDEVERGDVPKSVECYMNEENASEREAREHLRSLIEQIWKTMNKEMMMAPDSPFSKYFLETAANLARMAQFIYQHESDGFGMQHSVINKMLRGLLFDRFD, encoded by the exons ATGTGCAGCGTGATTATGCCAATAAACCATCTTCATAATTACTCACACACCAAGTCTTCAAGACTGCGGTGTGTCGACGCTTCTTCCCGACTGCCACGGCCGCCGCCTTGCTCTTTACAACTCACTGATCGTCACATGCAAACGGGACGACCATCTGGTGGATACCGTCCTGCCATTTGGGATTTCCACTACATCCAAGCTCTAAACTCTGAGTATAAG CTGGTTAGGGCCGCAGGTATGATTGCTCAAGTGAAGAAGATGTTGCTCCAGGAACAAGTGGTTTGTATACGACGTTTGGAGCTGATTGATGAGCTGCGAAGGTTGGGTATATCTTTTCATTTCCACCACGAAATCGCTCAAATCTTCAACTCCAACAACAAGCACACACATGAAAGGGATTTGTACTCAACAGCTCTCAGATTCAGACTCCTCAGACAACACGGTTTTACCGTCTCTCAAG AAGTATTTGATTGTTTCAAGAATGACAAGGGTACTGATTTCGAGCCAAGCCTCTGTGACGATACCAAAGGATTGGTACAACTGTATGAAGCTTCGTTCCTGTCAGTACATGGCGAAGAGACACTGGATCTCGCAAGAGAATTTGCAACTAAATTTCTGCAGAAAAGAATAGTAGTTGATGATGAGGTTGAACGTGCGTTGGAGTGGCCTACCCATTGGAGGGTTCAAATGCCAAACGCAACATCCTTCATTGATGCTTATAAGAGGAGAGCCGATATGAATCCAATTGTGCTAGGCCTAGCCAAATTGGACATAAATATTGTTCAGGCACAGTTTCAACAAGAACTCAAAGAGACCTCTAG GTGGTGGGAGAGATTGGGGCTTGTGAAGGAACTTCCTTTTGTGAGGGATAGAATAGTGGAGTGCTACTACTGGACGACTGGAGTCCTTGAGCATCGTCAACATGGTTATGAGAGGATAATGCTCACCAAAATAAATGCTCTTATTACAACTATAGACGACGTCTTTGATATTTATGCTACCTTTCAAGAACTGCAACTATTCACAACTGTTATTCGAAG aTGGGATCTTGAATCAATGAAGCAACTTCCCCGTTACATGCAAATATGTTATCTTGCACTCTACAACTTTGTTAATGAGATGGCTTACGATACTCTCAAGGACAAAGGTTTCAACTCCATCCCATTTCTACGAAAAGAG TGGGTTGATTTGATTGAGGCATATCTGATAGAGGCAAAGTGGTACTACAAGGGACATAAACCTAGCTTAGAAGAATATCTCAACAATGCTTGGATATCAATCGGAGGAATCCCCATTTTGTCACACCTCTTTTTCCGGCTAACTGATTCGATAGAGGAGGAGGCTGTTGAGAGCATGCATACATACCATGATATTGTTCGCGCATCATGTACGATTCTGAGGCTTGCTAATGATCTGGGAACATCACTG GATGAGGTGGAGAGAGGCGATGTGCCTAAATCAGTTGAGTGTTACATGAATGAGGAGAATGCTTCAGAACGAGAGGCACGAGAGCATTTGAGATCACTCATAGAGCAGATATGGAAAACGATGAATAAGGAGATGATGATGGCACCCGATTCTCCATTTTCCAAATATTTTCTGGAAACTGCTGCTAATCTTGCAAGAATGGCACAGTTTATATATCAACATGAATCTGATGGCTTCGGTATGCAACATTCAGTGATAAACAAAATGCTCAGAGGCTTATTGTTCGACCGTTTTGACTAG
- the LOC131005178 gene encoding cineole synthase 1, chloroplastic-like isoform X1 yields MCSVIMPINHLHNYSHTKSSRLRCVDASSRLPRPPPCSLQLTDRHMQTGRPSGGYRPAIWDFHYIQALNSEYKEEKQLVRAAGMIAQVKKMLLQEQVVCIRRLELIDELRRLGISFHFHHEIAQIFNSNNKHTHERDLYSTALRFRLLRQHGFTVSQEVFDCFKNDKGTDFEPSLCDDTKGLVQLYEASFLSVHGEETLDLAREFATKFLQKRIVVDDEVERALEWPTHWRVQMPNATSFIDAYKRRADMNPIVLGLAKLDINIVQAQFQQELKETSRWWERLGLVKELPFVRDRIVECYYWTTGVLEHRQHGYERIMLTKINALITTIDDVFDIYATFQELQLFTTVIRRWDLESMKQLPRYMQICYLALYNFVNEMAYDTLKDKGFNSIPFLRKEWVDLIEAYLIEAKWYYKGHKPSLEEYLNNAWISIGGIPILSHLFFRLTDSIEEEAVESMHTYHDIVRASCTILRLANDLGTSLDEVERGDVPKSVECYMNEENASEREAREHLRSLIEQIWKTMNKEMMMAPDSPFSKYFLETAANLARMAQFIYQHESDGFGMQHSVINKMLRGLLFDRFD; encoded by the exons ATGTGCAGCGTGATTATGCCAATAAACCATCTTCATAATTACTCACACACCAAGTCTTCAAGACTGCGGTGTGTCGACGCTTCTTCCCGACTGCCACGGCCGCCGCCTTGCTCTTTACAACTCACTGATCGTCACATGCAAACGGGACGACCATCTGGTGGATACCGTCCTGCCATTTGGGATTTCCACTACATCCAAGCTCTAAACTCTGAGTATAAG GAGGAGAAGCAGCTGGTTAGGGCCGCAGGTATGATTGCTCAAGTGAAGAAGATGTTGCTCCAGGAACAAGTGGTTTGTATACGACGTTTGGAGCTGATTGATGAGCTGCGAAGGTTGGGTATATCTTTTCATTTCCACCACGAAATCGCTCAAATCTTCAACTCCAACAACAAGCACACACATGAAAGGGATTTGTACTCAACAGCTCTCAGATTCAGACTCCTCAGACAACACGGTTTTACCGTCTCTCAAG AAGTATTTGATTGTTTCAAGAATGACAAGGGTACTGATTTCGAGCCAAGCCTCTGTGACGATACCAAAGGATTGGTACAACTGTATGAAGCTTCGTTCCTGTCAGTACATGGCGAAGAGACACTGGATCTCGCAAGAGAATTTGCAACTAAATTTCTGCAGAAAAGAATAGTAGTTGATGATGAGGTTGAACGTGCGTTGGAGTGGCCTACCCATTGGAGGGTTCAAATGCCAAACGCAACATCCTTCATTGATGCTTATAAGAGGAGAGCCGATATGAATCCAATTGTGCTAGGCCTAGCCAAATTGGACATAAATATTGTTCAGGCACAGTTTCAACAAGAACTCAAAGAGACCTCTAG GTGGTGGGAGAGATTGGGGCTTGTGAAGGAACTTCCTTTTGTGAGGGATAGAATAGTGGAGTGCTACTACTGGACGACTGGAGTCCTTGAGCATCGTCAACATGGTTATGAGAGGATAATGCTCACCAAAATAAATGCTCTTATTACAACTATAGACGACGTCTTTGATATTTATGCTACCTTTCAAGAACTGCAACTATTCACAACTGTTATTCGAAG aTGGGATCTTGAATCAATGAAGCAACTTCCCCGTTACATGCAAATATGTTATCTTGCACTCTACAACTTTGTTAATGAGATGGCTTACGATACTCTCAAGGACAAAGGTTTCAACTCCATCCCATTTCTACGAAAAGAG TGGGTTGATTTGATTGAGGCATATCTGATAGAGGCAAAGTGGTACTACAAGGGACATAAACCTAGCTTAGAAGAATATCTCAACAATGCTTGGATATCAATCGGAGGAATCCCCATTTTGTCACACCTCTTTTTCCGGCTAACTGATTCGATAGAGGAGGAGGCTGTTGAGAGCATGCATACATACCATGATATTGTTCGCGCATCATGTACGATTCTGAGGCTTGCTAATGATCTGGGAACATCACTG GATGAGGTGGAGAGAGGCGATGTGCCTAAATCAGTTGAGTGTTACATGAATGAGGAGAATGCTTCAGAACGAGAGGCACGAGAGCATTTGAGATCACTCATAGAGCAGATATGGAAAACGATGAATAAGGAGATGATGATGGCACCCGATTCTCCATTTTCCAAATATTTTCTGGAAACTGCTGCTAATCTTGCAAGAATGGCACAGTTTATATATCAACATGAATCTGATGGCTTCGGTATGCAACATTCAGTGATAAACAAAATGCTCAGAGGCTTATTGTTCGACCGTTTTGACTAG